The DNA segment ATTCCTAGCTTTGTACGCAATATTCAACACCGTGGCACAATGCCTCATGTGAATACCATCGTTGATATATATAACGTTGAAAGTCTTCATTCTTTTATTGCGATTGGCGGACATGATTTGGATAAAATTCAAGAGCCATTGGTTTTCACAGTAAGTCAAAAAGAAGATGAGTTCTATCCAATTTCATCCACTCCAAAGCATGTTGCGGAAACAGATTATGTCTACAAAGATGCAAAGGGTATTTTAGCTTGGATGGGTGTTCGAGATGGCGAAAACTATAAATTTGATGATAACACCAAAAATGCGCTATTCATTGTCCAAGGTAATGGTGTTCTGGATGTTGAAACTAGAGTACAAGCATTAAAGAACTTAGAAGAGGATCTTCGCTCTTGTATGCCTGACTTAGAGTTTACCATCGACATCATTGAAGCGAAGTAACGCCTTTCTTTATTTTAAAAACAAATGTGCGTATAATAGACATTGGAGGAATCATAATGATGTATAGGATTGTTTCGGATTCATCTTCAAATTTATTTCATTTGGATGGTGTGGATTACCAAACTGTCCCCTTGAAGGTCATCACAGCGGAGGGGGAATTCGCTGATACAGAAAAAGCGAATTTAAATCGTTTTCGTGAAGTTATGAAAACAACGAAAGGAAAAACAAGTACTTCTTGTCCGAATACTTTTGAATGGATTTCTTGTTTTGATGGAGCAGATTGTATCTTTGCGATTACGATGACGGGGGCTTTAT comes from the Bulleidia sp. zg-1006 genome and includes:
- a CDS encoding B3/4 domain-containing protein, translated to MNIIVDQSMKELGVSAVVVAYAKNVNPNAPFSRAFLEKQEKIEKWALEVDINDVINHPNVQGYIALMQKAGRSIKKNPPTIPSFVRNIQHRGTMPHVNTIVDIYNVESLHSFIAIGGHDLDKIQEPLVFTVSQKEDEFYPISSTPKHVAETDYVYKDAKGILAWMGVRDGENYKFDDNTKNALFIVQGNGVLDVETRVQALKNLEEDLRSCMPDLEFTIDIIEAK